The following proteins are co-located in the Aphis gossypii isolate Hap1 unplaced genomic scaffold, ASM2018417v2 Contig00365, whole genome shotgun sequence genome:
- the LOC126553887 gene encoding uncharacterized protein LOC126553887 — MASGEILINNNKKDKVTRKRRRYWVNEYYKSRNKYNATNMLYDLTLNSTKKFENFCRMSPEDFEYLLNKIGPSITKTDTNMRKSIPIQEKLAVTLRYLASGDSFISLSYMFKFSPQSVSRCVQEVCSALIQELKDEIKVVRTRMTSRRFI; from the exons atggcAAGtggtgaaattttaataaataataacaaaaaagatAAGGTGACAAGAAAGAGAAGACGATATTGGgtgaatgaatattataaaagtcgaaataa gTACAATGCTACAAATATGCTTTATGATTTGACTTTAAACTCTacaaaaaaattcgaaaattttTGCCGAATGTCACCTGAAGATTtcgaatatttgttaaataaaattggacCATCAATAACAAAAACTGACACCAATATGAGAAAATCTATCCCTATCCAAGAAAAATTAGCAGTTACATTAAGATATTTAGCTTCTGGAGAcagttttattagtttatcttatatgtttaaattctcTCCACAATCAGTGTCAAGATGTGTTCAAGAAGTATGCAGTGCATTAATACAAGAATTAAAAGATGAAATTAAGGTTGTTCGAACCCGAATGACTTCCCGCCGATTCATCTAA